A stretch of the Arachis stenosperma cultivar V10309 chromosome 6, arast.V10309.gnm1.PFL2, whole genome shotgun sequence genome encodes the following:
- the LOC130933618 gene encoding protein FAR1-RELATED SEQUENCE 5-like encodes MSSSSRYVVICVYPNCRMRNSDNRVIFECENPLLLRTRRGRSSSLIYSSSNSDAASDTSLGCGVCLRQKRQQVAVGRCGRRIVPSNVAVSFVVTVNLRRATRSGMMDIRIGLFGNSILVVVAGFMGTTNKMCDNDDACQENAYTRNGSKNVDEDTTHNTTESEFFYRDMGEFGDVEGIDVEDIMKKVFRSDEDVYEFYKKFGKYHGFGVRKGDSWKDEDGIVTRRRFFCNRQCLRDEKHYNRVDRMRVHKPETRTNCEAKFSIYLDRSASVWRVRKIENKHNHDLTPSCMVHLIAKYRSLTDAAKAQIDGLNEYGISTVKSVRYMAGMAGGYSLVGFLKKDAYNHIDKRRRVTIAEGDADAALAYLEGKTESDPMAMARYSLTNEGMLGNMFWADGGSRVDYQYFGDVLAFDATYKKNKYRRPLVIFSGANNHKQTTIFGFDLLMDETFESYKWILENMLEVMCMKEPSVVVTDGDEAMRKAITLVFPKATHRLCAWHFQKNITANVKEPSLRSRFNRWLYADIDIREFLTEWDLAVEEFKLQDSLWARQVFGKKEMWVNAYLRNKFCAGFRTTSRCEGINAVVKNFLQSKHTILELVQNLEVMVRDYRNNELLAQFRTIDTFPVMTTSLDAIERFAALTYTKEVFADVKREIERVTVVNLVRLRRSLNTRVYSLEEYGSPGRVILVLFDRNMGRLKCRCDGWTKYGYPCRHLFFVMKHEHLQEIPEQLIMKRWTKNAKALKEYVEKTNDGGDRSFLLRHGALHTACCWLFLLGAQQFHLFGKAMKGIRELCRDLERECGHAEEIKHTKGERKVIRDPVCVRTKGAPKVPKGKSNGRERKCTKCKNTGHTKRKCLDAYRVRLDEMEQDKLPVPPLDEHMQEIKQFALLEKLGDAGLTGSNFGTISDPTKTCADHVVEDDTNTAYYQRLIAMICTQASVMEGGRFDLNDM; translated from the exons atgTCCAGTAGTAGCAGATATGTGGTTATCTGTGTATACCCTAATTGTCGTATGAGAAACAGCGACAATAGGGTGATATTTGAGTGTGAGAATCCGTTATTATTGCGCACTCGGCGC GGCCGGTCGTCATCGCTGATATATTCGTCATCGAACTCGGACGCCGCCTCCGATACGAGTCTTGGCTGCGGTGTTTGTCTCCGGCAGAAGAGGCAGCAAGTCGCAGTAGGACGTTGTGGGCGTCGTATTGTTCCCTCGAACGTCGCTGTCAGCTTCGTCGTCACTGTTAACCTACGACGTGCAACCCGATCTG GGATGATGGACATTAGAATAGGTTTGTTTGGAAATAGCATTTTGGTGGTTGTTGCTGGCTTC ATGGGAACCACCAACAAGATGTGTGACAACGACGATGCTTGTCAAGAGAATGCCTACACTAGAAATGGATCAAAGAATGTGGATGAGGATACGACTCACAATACTACCGAGAGTGAATTTTTCTACCGAGACATGGGAGAATTTGGTGACGTTGAAGGGATAGATGTGGAAGACATAATGAAGAAGGTATTTAGGAGCGATGAGGATGTGTatgagttctataagaagtttGGAAAATATCACGGCTTTGGAGTTAGGAAGGGGGATTCCTGGAAGGATGAGGACGGTATTGTCACAAGGCGGAGGTTCTTCTGCAACAGGCAATGTTTGAGAGATGAAAAGCACTATAATCGGGTAGATAGGATGAGGGTTCATAAACCAGAAACGAGGACTAATTGCGAAGCGAAGTTCTCCATATACCTTGACAGGAGTGCTTCTGTGTGGCGAGTAAGGAAGATTGAAAATAAGCACAATCATGACTTGACCCCTAGTTGCATGGTGCATTTGATTGCGAAGTACCGGTCACTCACGGATGCCGCCAAAGCTCAGATAGATGGGTTGAACGAGTATGGAATTTCCACAGTGAAGAGTGTACGATATATGGCCGGGATGGCTGGAGGATACTCGTTGGTTGGCTTCTTAAAGAAGGATGCCTATAATCACATTGATAAAAGAAGGCGTGTAACGATTGCAGAAGGCGATGCAGACGCTGCGCTTGCATATTTAGAAGGTAAGACAGAATCGGATCCGATGGCCATGGCACGGTATAGTTTGACCAATGAGGGAATGCTAGGCAATATGTTTTGGGCCGATGGGGGCAGCAGAGTCGATTACCAGTACTTCGGGGATGTCCTTGCGTTTGATGCGACATACAAAAAGAACAAGTATAGGCGGCCATTGGTAATCTTCTCAGGGGCCAACAACCACAAGCAGACGACCATTTTCGGTTTTGATTTACTAATGGATGAGACATTTGAATCTTATAAGTGGATATTGGAGAACATGTTGGAGGTGATGTGCATGAAGGAGCCATCAGTGGTTGTTACAGATGGGGATGAGGCGATGCGTAAAGCCATAACATTAGTATTTCCGAAGGCAACCCACCGCCTATGTGCATGGCATTTTCAGAAAAATATTACGGCCAACGTGAAGGAGCCGTCACTCCGATCACGATTTAACCGATGGTTATATGCGGACATCGACATTCGTGAATTTCTAACTGAGTGGGACTTAGCGGTTGAAGAGTTCAAACTTCAAGATAGCCTATGGGCGAGGCAGGTGTTTGGTAAGAAGGAAATGTGGGTGAATGCATATCTGAGGAATAAGTTTTGCGCCGGGTTTAGGACCACATCTCGATGTGAAGGTATAAATGCAGTGGTCAAGAATTTCCTTCAATCGAAGCATACTATTCTTGAACTTGTGCAGAACCTGGAGGTAATGGTACGTGATTATCGGAATAACGAGCTTCTAGCCCAGTTTAGAACCATTGACACTTTCCCAGTAATGACAACTAGCCTCGATGCCATAGAGCGGTTCGCTGCGCTGACATATACGAAAGAAGTCTTTGCGGACGTTAAACGAGAGATTGAACGAGTTACAGTCGTTAATTTGGTCCGGTTAAGAAGATCTTTAAACACAAGGGTATACTCATTGGAAGAGTACGGATCTCCTGGGAGAGTTATTCTAGTACTGTTTGATCGGAATATGGGAAGGCTCAAGTGTCGGTGTGACGGTTGGACGAAATACGGATACCCATGTCGCCATCTCTTTTTTGTCATGAAGCATGAGCATCTGCAAGAAATCCCGGAGCAGCTGATTATGAAACGATGGACAAAGAATGCCAAAGCGTTGAAGGAATATGTGGAGAAGACAAACGATGGAGGCGACCGGTCCTTCTTGCTTAGACATGGTGCATTGCATACCGCATGCTGCTGGCTTTTTCTCCTAGGTGCGCAACAGTTTCATTTGTTCGGGAAGGCCATGAAGGGAATTCGGGAGCTATGTAGGGATCTCGAACGTGAATGTGGACACGCTGAAGAAATCAAACACACAAAAGGGGAACGAAAAGTTATTCGTGACCCTGTGTGTGTTAGGACAAAAGGGGCGCCTAAGGTGCCTAAAGGAAAAAGCAATGGACGCGAGAGGAAATGCACAAAGTGTAAGAATACTGGCCATACGAAACGAAAATGCCTGGATGCTTACCGGGTACGGCTAGATGAAATGGAGCAAGATAAACTTCCTGTCCCCCCCTTAGATGAACACATGCAGGAGATTAAGCAATTTGCTTTGCTGGAGAAG TTAGGTGATGCGGGTTTGACCGgaagcaactttggcaccatcTCCGATCCAACTAAGACTTGTGCTGACCACGTTGTTGAAGATGACACTAACACAGCTTATTACCAAAGGTTGATTGCCATGATTTGCACCCAAGCATCTGTGATGGAAGGTGGTCGCTTTGACCTGAATGATATGTAA